A genomic window from Hyla sarda isolate aHylSar1 chromosome 10, aHylSar1.hap1, whole genome shotgun sequence includes:
- the LOC130293614 gene encoding cornifelin homolog isoform X2, whose product MSVPAQQIPMAYPVTAQPQVVQVFTNSNPLASQWTSDVMDCFKDIPVCLCGTFLTPCLACRVASDFGECCCLPAVGGAVLALRTGIRERHHIPGTICNDCVCLTFCGPCTLCQMARELKARK is encoded by the exons ATGTCCGTACCGGCACAACAA ATCCCAATGGCTTACCCAGTCACTGCACAACCTCAAGTGGTGCAAGTATTCACCAATTCCAACCCTTTGGCCAGTCAGTGGACTTCAGATGTCATGGACTGTTTTAAGGATATACCAGTCT GTCTTTGTGGGACATTTCTCACACCCTGCCTTGCTTGCAGAGTGGCTTCAGATTTTGGAGAGTGCTGCTGTCTGCCAGCGGTAGGGGGCGCGGTGCTCGCCTTACGTACCGGCATAAGAGAGCGACATCACATCCCG GGCACCATCTGCAATGACTGCGTGTGTCTCACATTTTGTGGCCCCTGCACTCTTTGTCAAATGGCTCGTGAGCTGAAGGCAAGAAAGTGA
- the LOC130293614 gene encoding cornifelin homolog isoform X3 produces MAYPVTAQPQVVQVFTNSNPLASQWTSDVMDCFKDIPVCLCGTFLTPCLACRVASDFGECCCLPAVGGAVLALRTGIRERHHIPGTICNDCVCLTFCGPCTLCQMARELKARK; encoded by the exons ATGGCTTACCCAGTCACTGCACAACCTCAAGTGGTGCAAGTATTCACCAATTCCAACCCTTTGGCCAGTCAGTGGACTTCAGATGTCATGGACTGTTTTAAGGATATACCAGTCT GTCTTTGTGGGACATTTCTCACACCCTGCCTTGCTTGCAGAGTGGCTTCAGATTTTGGAGAGTGCTGCTGTCTGCCAGCGGTAGGGGGCGCGGTGCTCGCCTTACGTACCGGCATAAGAGAGCGACATCACATCCCG GGCACCATCTGCAATGACTGCGTGTGTCTCACATTTTGTGGCCCCTGCACTCTTTGTCAAATGGCTCGTGAGCTGAAGGCAAGAAAGTGA